The following nucleotide sequence is from Acidimicrobiia bacterium.
CGCCGAAGTCTCGCTGCCCCTTTCGATAGGCGGCAAGGACCGCATCGTTCGAACGGCCCTTCGACACCGCCACGAGGGTGATGTCTCCCTCGCTTCGGCCGCTGCGTCGCGCCGCAGAGGCGATTCGGCTCCGTACCGTCGTCAGTCCATCGGGATCCATGTCACGGTCACCTGTCTCGCTGATGTTTGGTCGCGGCGGTGTGATGCAAACCGTTCATCGTCCCGGGTGCATCCCCCGACCTCGGTGATGTCGACGCCGTCGAGTCGCGCGCGTACCGCTTCTGCGAGGTGCACGCTGTCGGTGCCCCATCTCGTTGTGGCACGGTGGCCACCGATTGCATCGATCACCTCAGGACCGACCTCGTAGCAGCATGGCCCGATATGCGGACCGATGACGGCACGCGAAGGGGGATCCCCGGCCTCATGCATGGTCTCGCCGGCGATCTCGATGATCCCGGCAGCGATTCCTCGCCAGCCCGCATGGACGATCGCTCGTGTCTCACCCCCGACGAGAACCAACGGCACACAGTCAGCGGTTCCCGCAACGAGGGGGAGACAGCGAGTTGAGGTGACGAGCCCGTCGGTCGCTTCGACCTTCCCTGCGCTTCCCACCCTCACGACGCGGGCTCCATGGACCTGCTCCATGGTCGCCCAGCCCGAAGAGATGTCGAGTCGCTGTGCGATACGCCTCCGAGCATCCATGTCGGAGCGCCCGTCCCCGTCGAGCGCAGTGCCGAATGCCACCCCCGGGATCCCGGGAGAACGGATCATCCCTTGACGAAGCCGGGGATGTCCATCGTGTCTTCGCCGGTCGTCTCGGGATCCTGTGCCGGATCGTCGAACAATGCCGGTCGAGTCGACCGAGATGTTCCCACCTGCGTCGAGAAGCCGCCTTTGCGGTCGCGATCGAACCCCGCAGCGATTGCCGTGACGCGCATTTCGTCTCCGAGCGTCTCGTCGAGCACTGCTCCGAAAATGATGTTGGCGTCCGCGTCGGAATGCTCCGCGATCAGAGTCGCCGCGCGATTCACCTCGTGGAGTGACATGTCCCGTGGCCCGGCGATGGACAGCAGCACACCGCGCGCGCCCTCCATCGAGGTCTCGAGGAGTGGGCTCGAAATCGCCTTCTCGGCTGCCTTCGTGGCTCGGTCGTCGCCCGTGGAAGTACCGATGCCCATCACCGCGGACCCTGCATCGGACATGACCGTCTTGACATCGGCGAAGTCGACATTGATGAGGCCCGGCGTCGTGATCAGTTCCGTGATGCCTCGCACGCCCGAGGTGAGAACCTCGTCCGCCATCCGGAAAGCGTCGGTGACGGGTGTCGTTTCGTCCGCGATGTCGAGCAGACGCTGGTTGGGGATGATGATCAGGGTGTCGACCGCGGACTTGAGCGCCTGAATGCCCTGTTCGGCCTGGACGGATCGGCGCCTCCCCTCGAACCCGAACGGTCTCGTCACGACCCCCACCGTCAGCGCACCGAGGGAACGCGCAACCTCCGCGACGATCGGTGCCGCACCCGTTCCGGTGCCGCCGCCCTCACCGGCGGTGATGAAAACCATGTCGGATCCCTCGAGCGCCTCAACGATCTCATCGCGGTGATCCTCAGCGGCCTCTCGCCCGACCTCGGGGTTCGCCCCCGCGCCGAGTCCTCGCGTTGCGTCCCTTCCGATATCGAGCTTGAGGTCGGCATCGGACATCAGCAGTGCCTGTGCATCGGTGTTGATTGCGATGAACTCGACGCCGCCGACACCGAGGTCGATCATCCGGTTGACGGCGTTGACGCCACCACCGCCCACGCCGATGACCTTGATCACAGCCAAGTAGGTACTGGGACTCTTGTTCTCCATCACAACATCCCTCTCCGGAAAGGTAGCGTCAACCTTAGTCCTCGGGTCGAGGTTTACGAGAGCCTTATTCCTCAACCTCAAGGAGAGGTTGAGGGTTGGTGATGGCAGGGCGACTCGGAGCGATCAGATTGATCACCGCATCAGGTTCGATCCCCGACTCCAAGAGCGCGACAAGGACCGCTGCCTTGTCCGCCATTTCCGAAGGTCGCCCGAGGATGATGCTGTGCCCGAGGAGGGTCGCGGCGAGCCCCTCTCCGTCGGTAGCGAGTTCGATCTGCGCGGCGAGATCGGCCGGAAGCGCAGCCGAGAACTCGAGGGCGCCGACGATCAGTGGGTTGGTCAGCGAGTAACCGGCGGTGACCGGCCCGGCGTCGATGCTGATGAGTGGAGCCCCATCCAACGGCGGCCCCGACATCAGCACCGATCCGTCGGACGCGACGCGTACCCAACCGTCTGCTGCACGGACCGTTGCGAACGGTGTGTGTTCGGCGACCGCGATGGCGACGGTTCCTGGCCAGCTGACATCAACGGTGGCATCGCGCACCCACGGGTCGGCTTCGATCGCGGCTTCGATCGCGCCTGCGTCCACATCGATTGTCGGTGTTCCTTGCCCCATTCCGAGCATGGCCACACTCGCAGCGGGATCGGACGCCGACGCACCGGTGATGGTCACCGATCGGATTGAAAGGATCGGACTGCGAATCAGCCATACCCCGCCGACGACCGTGAGAACCACGAACAGGATCACGAGAACCCACTTGAGGCGCCCTCGGGCGCGGTCCTCGCGGACGCCCTTGCGCCGTTTTGCAAGCCGTGGCTCTATCGCCGTCATGAGGGTGTTCGCTCCTCGAATACCCCGAGGAACCGAATCTCGGGCTCCAACTC
It contains:
- a CDS encoding polyphenol oxidase family protein encodes the protein MAFGTALDGDGRSDMDARRRIAQRLDISSGWATMEQVHGARVVRVGSAGKVEATDGLVTSTRCLPLVAGTADCVPLVLVGGETRAIVHAGWRGIAAGIIEIAGETMHEAGDPPSRAVIGPHIGPCCYEVGPEVIDAIGGHRATTRWGTDSVHLAEAVRARLDGVDITEVGGCTRDDERFASHRRDQTSARQVTVTWIPMD
- the ftsZ gene encoding cell division protein FtsZ, which produces MENKSPSTYLAVIKVIGVGGGGVNAVNRMIDLGVGGVEFIAINTDAQALLMSDADLKLDIGRDATRGLGAGANPEVGREAAEDHRDEIVEALEGSDMVFITAGEGGGTGTGAAPIVAEVARSLGALTVGVVTRPFGFEGRRRSVQAEQGIQALKSAVDTLIIIPNQRLLDIADETTPVTDAFRMADEVLTSGVRGITELITTPGLINVDFADVKTVMSDAGSAVMGIGTSTGDDRATKAAEKAISSPLLETSMEGARGVLLSIAGPRDMSLHEVNRAATLIAEHSDADANIIFGAVLDETLGDEMRVTAIAAGFDRDRKGGFSTQVGTSRSTRPALFDDPAQDPETTGEDTMDIPGFVKG
- a CDS encoding FtsQ-type POTRA domain-containing protein gives rise to the protein MTAIEPRLAKRRKGVREDRARGRLKWVLVILFVVLTVVGGVWLIRSPILSIRSVTITGASASDPAASVAMLGMGQGTPTIDVDAGAIEAAIEADPWVRDATVDVSWPGTVAIAVAEHTPFATVRAADGWVRVASDGSVLMSGPPLDGAPLISIDAGPVTAGYSLTNPLIVGALEFSAALPADLAAQIELATDGEGLAATLLGHSIILGRPSEMADKAAVLVALLESGIEPDAVINLIAPSRPAITNPQPLLEVEE